In Dehalococcoidia bacterium, a genomic segment contains:
- a CDS encoding branched-chain amino acid transaminase, giving the protein MGTPYAYFRGRFVPLSEAKISIMTHAFNYGTGVFEGIRGNWNEEEGQIYLFRMADHYRRLRRSCRIMMIQLPYSDEELFAITTKVVELSGFQEDVYVRPMAYKSSEALGVRLHDLEDDFLVFVTPFGPYLDVEKGARCCTSTWRRVEDTGIPARAKIIGIYANSALAKTEANLNGFDEAIMLDERGHVSEGSGENLFIVLDGKLITPPPSENILVGITRETVITLAREELGIETLERPIDRSELYVAEEVFLTGTAAHITPVIEVDRRPIGDGRRGPITAKLQELYFQVIRGKHPRYRHWCTPCYSQVRR; this is encoded by the coding sequence GGCACAGGCGTGTTCGAGGGGATAAGGGGCAACTGGAACGAGGAGGAGGGGCAGATCTACCTCTTCCGCATGGCTGACCACTACCGGCGGCTGCGGCGCAGCTGTCGCATCATGATGATCCAGCTCCCCTATTCCGATGAGGAGCTGTTCGCCATCACCACCAAGGTGGTGGAGCTGTCTGGGTTTCAGGAGGATGTTTATGTGCGCCCCATGGCCTATAAGAGCTCTGAGGCCCTTGGGGTGCGTCTGCACGACCTGGAGGACGACTTCCTGGTGTTCGTGACCCCCTTCGGCCCCTACCTGGACGTGGAGAAGGGGGCCCGCTGTTGCACCTCCACCTGGCGGCGAGTGGAGGACACGGGCATCCCCGCCCGGGCCAAGATCATCGGCATATACGCCAACTCCGCCCTGGCCAAGACAGAGGCCAACCTCAACGGCTTCGATGAGGCCATTATGCTGGACGAGCGGGGGCACGTGTCCGAGGGGAGCGGAGAGAATCTATTCATAGTCCTGGACGGCAAGCTCATCACACCTCCCCCCTCCGAGAACATCTTGGTGGGTATCACCAGGGAGACAGTCATCACCCTGGCGCGGGAGGAGCTGGGGATAGAGACCCTCGAGCGGCCCATCGACCGCAGCGAGCTTTACGTGGCCGAGGAGGTGTTCCTCACCGGCACCGCCGCCCACATCACCCCAGTCATCGAAGTGGACCGCCGGCCCATTGGCGATGGCCGGCGGGGGCCCATCACGGCTAAGCTGCAGGAGCTATACTTTCAGGTCATCAGGGGCAAGCACCCCAGGTACCGGCACTGGTGCACGCCATGCTATTCGCAGGTGAGGAGATAA
- a CDS encoding GDSL-type esterase/lipase family protein: protein MPRGPLALLLALATVACVAHPQTQVGGQLYIALGDSLTAGVGSSDRLSHNFPSLVAQALGLAHMNLGHPGDTSADILSHGHLDLAVAEALSRARDDDPGNDVALITITVGGNDMLAFYEDHFLTGQCPDIPTVRARPDCVKALEATIRQLGDNLGRILSRLREAAPQAEIVVFTLYNPFAGQDSPLAQMGDLVLEGGPDPFLPQGVNDVIREAAKTHGAKVADAFPVISSRRDLIAQDGIHPNDRGYEVMAQLVLKALQPTPQGEEHEEIRGGGAGGGPSGEQRSPAALPRGGTRPPAGATPSAP from the coding sequence ATGCCCCGCGGGCCTCTTGCCCTCCTTTTGGCCTTAGCTACGGTGGCCTGTGTGGCCCATCCCCAGACCCAGGTGGGGGGCCAACTCTATATCGCCTTGGGCGACTCCCTCACCGCTGGCGTGGGCTCCAGCGACCGCCTCTCCCACAACTTCCCTTCGCTGGTGGCCCAGGCCCTAGGCCTAGCCCATATGAACCTGGGCCACCCAGGGGACACCAGCGCCGACATCCTGAGCCATGGCCACCTGGACCTGGCGGTGGCGGAGGCCCTCTCCAGGGCCAGGGACGACGACCCAGGAAACGACGTGGCGCTCATCACCATCACCGTAGGGGGTAACGACATGCTGGCCTTCTATGAGGACCACTTCCTCACTGGCCAGTGCCCGGATATCCCTACCGTCCGCGCTCGCCCCGATTGCGTCAAGGCCTTGGAAGCGACCATCCGGCAGCTGGGGGATAACCTGGGCCGCATCCTGAGCCGCCTGCGGGAGGCAGCCCCACAGGCGGAGATCGTCGTCTTCACCCTCTATAATCCCTTCGCCGGCCAGGACTCCCCCCTGGCCCAGATGGGGGACCTGGTGCTAGAGGGGGGGCCGGACCCCTTCCTCCCCCAAGGAGTCAATGACGTCATCCGGGAGGCAGCCAAGACCCACGGGGCCAAGGTGGCCGATGCCTTCCCTGTCATCTCCAGCCGTAGGGACCTCATAGCCCAGGACGGCATCCACCCCAACGACCGGGGCTATGAGGTGATGGCCCAACTGGTGCTGAAGGCCTTGCAGCCTACTCCCCAGGGCGAGGAGCATGAAGAGATTCGAGGTGGTGGTGCTGGGGGCGGGCCCAGCGGGGAGCAGCGTAGCCCGGCGGCTCTCCCGCGCGGGGGTACGCGTCCTCCTGCTGGAGCGACGCCCTCTGCCCCGTGA
- a CDS encoding geranylgeranyl reductase family protein, whose protein sequence is MKRFEVVVLGAGPAGSSVARRLSRAGVRVLLLERRPLPRDKPCGGGVTVRAAALAAVDILPVVERTIYGARVSLALGPHKDLWHHLPLTYMTQRWRLDHFLAQLATEAGAELHDGEGAISLQEEGTGMVVRTSRDAYRASVVIGADGANGLSARFLGARATYEEAVALEAHVPLPADTLHQWRELVALDLGSIAGGYGWVFPKGDHLNVGVGGWKYASHLLRARLRHLCQRYRLPWEKVEGLRGHHLPLRRPHSPLVGRSLLLVGDAAGLVDPLSGEGIHMAFASAALAAEAVLRFLGGQTPHLLGYAEAVERDIGPELATARMLQEVFHLAPPPFVAVLWHSRHFWRLLCHLIRGELGYRRMLHLMGPLGHLVPFFAAWAQRRRLTRVRDSLAAFYLQHRAR, encoded by the coding sequence ATGAAGAGATTCGAGGTGGTGGTGCTGGGGGCGGGCCCAGCGGGGAGCAGCGTAGCCCGGCGGCTCTCCCGCGCGGGGGTACGCGTCCTCCTGCTGGAGCGACGCCCTCTGCCCCGTGATAAGCCCTGCGGCGGCGGCGTCACGGTGCGGGCGGCGGCCCTGGCGGCGGTAGATATCCTTCCGGTGGTGGAGAGGACCATCTACGGGGCCCGCGTATCGCTAGCCCTTGGCCCCCATAAGGATCTTTGGCACCACCTCCCCCTCACTTATATGACGCAGCGGTGGCGTCTGGACCACTTCTTGGCCCAACTGGCCACCGAGGCAGGGGCCGAGCTCCACGACGGCGAGGGAGCCATCTCCTTGCAGGAGGAAGGCACGGGGATGGTGGTGCGCACGTCCCGCGACGCTTACCGCGCATCGGTGGTGATAGGGGCCGACGGGGCCAACGGTTTGAGCGCCCGTTTCCTGGGGGCCCGCGCCACCTACGAGGAGGCGGTGGCCTTAGAGGCCCACGTGCCCCTCCCAGCCGATACGCTGCACCAGTGGCGGGAGTTAGTGGCCCTAGACCTGGGGAGCATCGCCGGGGGCTATGGATGGGTCTTCCCCAAGGGCGACCACCTCAACGTGGGGGTGGGGGGCTGGAAGTACGCCTCCCATCTGCTGCGGGCCCGCCTTCGCCACCTCTGCCAGCGCTACCGTCTCCCCTGGGAGAAGGTGGAGGGGCTGCGAGGGCACCACCTCCCCCTGCGCCGTCCCCACTCGCCCCTGGTGGGACGCAGCCTTCTGTTGGTGGGGGACGCCGCTGGCCTGGTGGACCCCCTCTCAGGGGAGGGGATCCACATGGCCTTTGCCAGCGCCGCCCTGGCAGCGGAGGCCGTCCTCCGCTTCCTGGGTGGGCAGACTCCCCATCTCCTTGGCTATGCTGAGGCGGTGGAGAGGGACATAGGGCCGGAGCTGGCCACCGCCCGCATGCTGCAGGAGGTGTTCCACCTCGCTCCCCCGCCCTTTGTCGCCGTATTGTGGCATAGTCGCCACTTCTGGCGTCTCCTCTGCCACCTGATACGGGGCGAGTTAGGCTATCGGAGGATGTTGCACCTGATGGGGCCCCTCGGGCACCTAGTGCCCTTTTTCGCCGCCTGGGCCCAGAGGCGCCGCCTGACCAGGGTTCGCGACTCCCTGGCCGCCTTTTACCTACAGCACAGGGCGAGATGA
- a CDS encoding DUF3179 domain-containing protein: MADGTSAVSDTPPFGIEVEFPKTDFSKHSVPYREIISGGPPRDGIPAIHSPKFVSVREADGWLASREAVVALEIGGDARAYPVQILIWHEIVNDVVGGTPVAVTWCPLCNTAIVFRRELDGLVLDFGTTGRLRFSNLIMYDRQTESWWQQATGEAIVGELTGKRLAMVPANLVSWQDYKTAYPNGRVLSRETGHSRPYGLNPYIAYDQGDPFLYQGPAIAGALPAMARVVTVDMGREAVAYPYDVLARVKVVNDTVAGHPIVVFWRKGTASPLDVGAVGEGRDVGSAAVFSRLMDGRVLTFEALGDKFRDRETGSTWDLLGQARGGPLAGRRLEPVTAINHFWFSWAAFRPDTRVYAPP, from the coding sequence ATGGCGGATGGAACATCAGCCGTATCCGATACCCCTCCCTTTGGCATCGAGGTAGAGTTCCCCAAGACGGACTTCAGCAAGCACAGCGTCCCCTACCGCGAGATCATATCGGGAGGGCCACCGCGCGACGGCATTCCAGCCATCCACTCGCCCAAGTTCGTGAGCGTCCGCGAGGCCGATGGCTGGCTTGCCTCTCGGGAGGCAGTGGTGGCCCTAGAGATAGGAGGCGACGCGCGAGCCTACCCCGTCCAGATCCTCATATGGCACGAGATCGTCAACGACGTGGTGGGCGGGACGCCGGTCGCTGTCACCTGGTGCCCCCTATGTAACACGGCCATCGTCTTTCGCCGAGAGCTGGACGGGCTTGTGCTGGACTTCGGCACCACCGGCAGGCTGCGCTTCAGCAACCTCATTATGTACGACCGTCAGACGGAGTCCTGGTGGCAGCAGGCCACTGGCGAGGCTATCGTTGGAGAGCTCACCGGCAAGCGGCTGGCGATGGTCCCCGCCAACCTGGTCTCATGGCAGGACTATAAGACTGCCTATCCCAACGGGCGGGTGCTCTCAAGGGAGACGGGCCATAGCCGGCCCTATGGCCTGAACCCTTACATCGCCTACGACCAGGGCGATCCTTTCCTCTACCAGGGGCCGGCCATCGCCGGCGCCCTGCCGGCCATGGCCCGGGTGGTGACGGTGGACATGGGCAGGGAAGCGGTGGCCTACCCCTACGATGTGCTTGCCAGAGTGAAGGTGGTGAACGACACGGTGGCCGGCCACCCCATCGTGGTCTTCTGGCGCAAGGGGACTGCCTCTCCTCTGGATGTGGGGGCGGTGGGGGAAGGGCGCGACGTGGGTTCAGCCGCCGTCTTCTCTCGCCTCATGGACGGCCGCGTCCTCACCTTCGAGGCGTTGGGGGACAAGTTCCGTGACCGTGAGACCGGCAGCACTTGGGATCTGCTCGGCCAGGCCCGCGGGGGGCCCCTGGCTGGCCGCCGGCTGGAGCCCGTGACGGCCATCAACCATTTCTGGTTCTCTTGGGCCGCCTTCCGCCCCGATACCCGCGTATACGCGCCCCCATGA
- a CDS encoding MerR family transcriptional regulator, translating into MLTIGRLAERSGVPISTLRYYERLGLLRPQRRSEGGFRIYGEEAVERLRFIKSAQALGIPLRDVRRILAVRDEGLAPCRHVLELLSG; encoded by the coding sequence GTGCTCACCATAGGCAGGCTGGCTGAGCGCAGCGGGGTGCCCATCTCCACCCTGCGCTACTACGAGCGGCTGGGGCTCCTCAGACCCCAGAGGCGCAGCGAGGGAGGGTTCCGCATCTACGGCGAGGAGGCGGTGGAGCGGCTGCGCTTCATCAAGAGCGCCCAGGCCCTGGGCATACCCCTGCGGGACGTGCGCCGCATCCTGGCGGTGCGGGACGAGGGCCTCGCCCCCTGTCGCCACGTCCTGGAGCTTTTGTCGGGGTAG
- the merA gene encoding mercury(II) reductase: protein MDYELVIIGGGAAGFAAATHAVEVGARTAMVNAGLPLGGTCVNVGCIPSKHLLALAQGYHRAQHPPFPALGAVRPSFDLARAIASKEELTAALRHSNYQTVLESFGETVTLYQGWARFRSPHEVEVDGQVIRGERFIVATGSRPAVPPFPGIERVDYITSREAMELKEVPDSLLVVGAGPTGLELGQFFARLGTKVTVLEKLPQVLPRAEPEVSQELQRCLEAEGMEFHCACDIRRVWQEGETKVVEAEVMGEKKVFRAQHLLLATGITPNTQNLGLEAAGVRTDRRGFIVTDETMRTSAPHIYAAGDVVGRMPLETVAAREGYVAARNALEGAGERMDYQSVPWAVFTDPQVAAVGITEEEEMRRLGSCSCRVVKMSQVPKAVAVGDTRGLLKMVVHPQDGRVLGVHIVAPQAAEMVHEGVLAVCLGLKVEDLVETVHVFPTFSEALKLAALAFLRDVSVMACCIR from the coding sequence ATGGACTATGAGCTGGTCATCATCGGTGGCGGTGCGGCGGGCTTCGCCGCTGCCACCCACGCCGTCGAGGTGGGTGCGCGCACGGCCATGGTCAACGCCGGCCTGCCCCTGGGGGGCACCTGCGTCAACGTGGGCTGCATCCCCAGCAAGCACCTGCTGGCCCTGGCCCAGGGCTACCACCGGGCCCAGCACCCGCCCTTCCCCGCCCTGGGGGCTGTGCGGCCCTCCTTTGACCTGGCCCGGGCCATCGCCAGCAAGGAGGAGCTGACGGCCGCCCTGCGCCACAGCAACTATCAGACGGTGCTGGAGTCCTTCGGCGAGACGGTGACCCTTTATCAGGGCTGGGCCCGCTTCCGCTCGCCCCATGAGGTGGAGGTGGACGGCCAGGTGATCCGAGGCGAGCGGTTCATCGTGGCCACCGGCTCCCGGCCGGCCGTCCCGCCCTTCCCAGGCATCGAGAGGGTGGACTACATCACCAGCCGTGAGGCCATGGAGCTGAAGGAGGTGCCCGACAGCCTCCTCGTGGTGGGGGCAGGTCCCACGGGGCTGGAGCTGGGGCAGTTCTTCGCCCGCCTGGGGACGAAGGTGACGGTGCTGGAGAAGCTGCCCCAGGTGCTACCCAGGGCGGAGCCCGAGGTCTCCCAGGAGCTGCAGCGCTGTCTGGAGGCCGAGGGCATGGAGTTCCATTGCGCCTGCGACATCAGGCGCGTCTGGCAGGAAGGGGAGACAAAGGTGGTGGAAGCGGAGGTCATGGGCGAGAAGAAGGTGTTTCGAGCCCAGCACCTCCTTTTGGCCACCGGCATCACCCCCAACACGCAGAACCTGGGCCTAGAAGCGGCGGGGGTCAGGACCGACCGCCGCGGCTTCATCGTGACCGACGAGACCATGCGCACCTCGGCCCCCCACATCTATGCCGCCGGCGACGTGGTGGGCAGGATGCCCCTGGAGACGGTGGCCGCCCGGGAGGGGTATGTGGCCGCCCGCAACGCCCTGGAGGGCGCCGGCGAGCGCATGGACTACCAGAGCGTTCCCTGGGCCGTCTTCACCGACCCCCAGGTGGCAGCGGTGGGCATCACCGAGGAAGAAGAGATGCGCCGCCTGGGCTCCTGCTCCTGCCGAGTGGTGAAGATGTCCCAGGTGCCCAAGGCGGTGGCAGTGGGCGACACCCGCGGCCTGCTCAAGATGGTGGTCCACCCTCAAGACGGGCGGGTGCTGGGGGTGCACATCGTCGCCCCCCAGGCAGCCGAGATGGTGCACGAGGGTGTGCTGGCGGTGTGCCTGGGCCTGAAGGTGGAAGACCTGGTGGAGACCGTCCACGTCTTCCCCACCTTCAGCGAGGCCCTCAAGCTGGCTGCCCTGGCCTTCCTGCGCGACGTCAGCGTCATGGCCTGCTGCATCAGGTAA
- a CDS encoding heavy metal-associated domain-containing protein: MAKTISLRVEGMTCQGCAHSLTAYLKRERGVLDVQVDWRAGRAVVTYDPALTGPERILASQAFQGPFRARPE; encoded by the coding sequence ATGGCCAAGACCATCAGCCTGCGTGTTGAAGGGATGACCTGCCAGGGCTGCGCCCACTCGCTGACGGCCTACCTCAAGCGCGAGCGTGGGGTGCTGGACGTGCAGGTGGACTGGCGGGCCGGGCGGGCCGTGGTCACTTACGACCCTGCCCTGACGGGGCCTGAGCGCATCCTGGCCAGCCAGGCCTTCCAGGGGCCCTTCCGCGCCCGACCCGAGTGA
- a CDS encoding histidinol phosphate phosphatase domain-containing protein: protein MARPSAAGRGESSPFLVHDFHTHSTLSDGALSPLELIRRATVAGYVAIAITDHAGPGSLERLIREVERDCQVAMGEWGIVALPGVELTHVPPGAIAEAAAAARRAGALVVVVHGETVDEPVAPGTNRAAIECGEVDILAHPGLITWEDAQLAAQKGVFLELSAKPAHAVANGHVARMAKMAGARLLVSSDNHALDFLTPQRIRQVILGAGLTEDDVEEIGIRNPHLLLERALGRARAR, encoded by the coding sequence ATGGCGCGTCCATCAGCTGCAGGGCGGGGAGAAAGCTCCCCCTTCCTTGTCCACGACTTCCATACCCACTCCACCCTCTCCGATGGCGCCCTCTCCCCATTGGAGCTCATCCGGCGGGCTACAGTGGCAGGCTATGTGGCCATAGCCATCACCGACCATGCCGGCCCCGGCTCCCTGGAGCGGCTGATAAGGGAGGTGGAGCGGGACTGCCAGGTGGCCATGGGAGAGTGGGGCATCGTTGCCTTGCCAGGGGTGGAGCTGACCCATGTGCCCCCTGGGGCCATCGCCGAGGCAGCGGCCGCCGCTCGCCGCGCCGGTGCCCTGGTGGTGGTAGTCCACGGTGAGACCGTGGACGAGCCGGTGGCCCCAGGCACCAACCGGGCAGCCATCGAGTGTGGGGAGGTAGACATCCTGGCCCACCCCGGCCTCATCACCTGGGAGGATGCCCAGCTGGCAGCCCAAAAGGGCGTCTTTCTGGAGCTCTCGGCCAAGCCGGCTCATGCTGTGGCCAATGGGCATGTGGCCCGCATGGCCAAAATGGCTGGGGCAAGGCTCCTGGTGAGCTCCGATAACCACGCCCTGGACTTCCTCACTCCGCAACGCATCCGCCAGGTCATCCTGGGCGCTGGCCTCACCGAGGACGATGTGGAGGAAATAGGGATAAGAAATCCCCACCTTCTGCTGGAGAGGGCGCTAGGGCGGGCACGAGCTCGTTGA
- a CDS encoding DUF5679 domain-containing protein → MQAYCLKCRAMREMRNPQPVTLKNGRPATKGTCPVCGTVMYRIGKG, encoded by the coding sequence ATGCAGGCCTACTGTCTCAAGTGTCGCGCTATGCGCGAGATGCGCAACCCCCAGCCCGTAACCCTTAAGAATGGCCGTCCCGCCACCAAAGGCACTTGCCCAGTGTGTGGGACGGTCATGTACCGGATAGGCAAGGGCTAG
- the truB gene encoding tRNA pseudouridine(55) synthase TruB — MESDGLINLDKPPGPSSFAVVARLRRLLGLRKVGHAGTLDPLAGGVLLILLGRATRLSPYLLSLPKTYRIWVRLGQATTTYDAEGEPTWGADPSHVSLEALQEALSSMVGRILQTPPPYSAIKVRGRPAYSYVRAGQSVQLSPRWVEVHRIKVIRFQGPEVVLEVECGQGAYVRSLVHDLGVRLGCGAHVQALVRTAVGPFTIEQAVPLRQLEDASRSETWRAYLVPLEAALPHLPSLTLDGEEAMAVAHGRPIRRPGPGEGGWARAHGPDGSLVAIMRWDGAAGLWRPKTVLLSPS; from the coding sequence TTGGAGAGCGACGGACTCATCAACCTGGACAAACCTCCAGGCCCCTCATCCTTCGCCGTGGTTGCCCGTCTGCGCCGCCTACTGGGGCTGAGGAAGGTGGGCCACGCCGGCACCCTCGACCCCTTGGCCGGGGGCGTCCTCCTCATCCTTTTAGGGAGGGCCACTCGCCTCTCCCCTTACCTCCTATCCCTCCCCAAGACCTATCGCATATGGGTGCGCCTGGGCCAGGCCACCACCACCTACGACGCCGAGGGGGAGCCCACCTGGGGAGCCGACCCCTCCCATGTGAGCCTGGAGGCCCTGCAGGAGGCCCTTTCGTCCATGGTGGGCCGCATCCTGCAGACCCCGCCCCCCTATAGCGCCATCAAGGTAAGGGGGCGTCCCGCCTACTCGTATGTGCGGGCCGGCCAGTCTGTGCAGCTCTCCCCTCGCTGGGTGGAGGTCCACCGGATTAAGGTGATCCGATTCCAGGGCCCGGAGGTGGTGTTGGAGGTGGAGTGTGGGCAGGGCGCCTATGTGCGCTCCCTGGTGCACGACCTAGGCGTGCGCCTGGGGTGTGGCGCCCATGTGCAGGCCCTAGTGCGCACAGCCGTAGGGCCCTTCACTATAGAACAGGCCGTGCCTCTGCGCCAGTTGGAGGACGCCTCCCGAAGCGAGACCTGGCGGGCCTACCTGGTGCCATTGGAGGCTGCCCTTCCTCATCTGCCGTCCCTCACCCTGGATGGAGAGGAGGCTATGGCGGTGGCCCATGGTCGCCCCATACGCCGCCCTGGGCCTGGCGAGGGGGGGTGGGCACGGGCCCACGGGCCCGATGGCTCGCTGGTGGCCATCATGCGCTGGGATGGGGCGGCGGGCCTTTGGCGCCCTAAGACGGTGCTGTTGTCCCCCTCATGA
- the rbfA gene encoding 30S ribosome-binding factor RbfA translates to MTRRTERLGALFRQELAELLRRELRDPRLLQIITITRVEVTPDLQHARVYVSVLGQEEEKEAALAALKGAAPYMRHLLGQRVVLRRIPLLHFHLDESLEEGDRLLRIIDQLSRKGGA, encoded by the coding sequence ATGACCAGGCGCACCGAAAGATTGGGGGCCCTCTTCCGCCAGGAGCTTGCTGAGCTCCTGCGCCGCGAGCTGCGCGACCCCCGCCTCCTCCAGATCATCACCATCACTAGGGTGGAGGTGACCCCTGACCTGCAGCACGCCCGGGTCTACGTGAGCGTCCTAGGGCAAGAGGAAGAGAAGGAGGCAGCCCTGGCAGCCCTTAAGGGGGCCGCTCCCTACATGCGCCACCTCCTGGGCCAGAGAGTGGTCCTGCGCCGCATCCCTCTGCTCCACTTCCATCTGGACGAATCCTTGGAGGAGGGGGATCGTCTTTTGCGCATCATAGACCAGCTCTCCCGCAAGGGCGGGGCCTAG
- the infB gene encoding translation initiation factor IF-2 produces the protein MTTPVERSQAETRTVTLPPTITVRELGERLGISPIEVIKGLMRRGIMANINQAVEYEAAAALAQELGLQPLPEEEAPAALPKEEEEDDPQKLRPRPPVVTVMGHVDHGKTTLLDYIRKTNVAAQEVGQITQHIGAYQVEVEGHKITFIDTPGHEAFTALRARGAQVTDIAVLVVAADDGVMPQTVEAINHAKAAGVPIIVAINKMDLPGADPERVKRQLAEHGLIIEEWGGDVIALPISAKTGQGVQDLLEHIILVAEIAELKANPDRPAVGTIIEAELDPRRGPMATVIVQKGTLRVGDVVVAGETWGKVKAMFDEWGRQVREAGPSTPVKIMGLEEVPHAGDILRAVKDEASARQLVERRRQEKQAARAAHALTLEELAGQIAAGQVKELNVIVRADVQGSVDAIRNALERLETDRARINILHAATGNVTESDVLLAEASKAIIIAFQVRAEPGARREAEEKGIQIRYYRIIYEMVDDMQKALAGLLEPEMVEVVEGRAEVRAVFRVRQGRVAGCYVREGVIVRGAPCRVIRGGEVIHTSRIASLRRFQEDVREVAAGYECGVGVEGFQDFQEGDTIETFRRQPKG, from the coding sequence ATGACCACGCCAGTGGAGCGCAGCCAGGCAGAGACGCGGACGGTGACCCTGCCCCCCACCATCACTGTAAGGGAGCTGGGGGAGAGGCTAGGCATCTCCCCCATCGAGGTCATAAAGGGGCTCATGCGGCGGGGCATTATGGCCAACATCAACCAAGCGGTGGAATACGAAGCAGCTGCCGCTTTGGCCCAGGAGCTAGGCCTTCAGCCCCTTCCTGAGGAGGAGGCCCCCGCTGCCCTCCCCAAGGAAGAGGAGGAGGATGACCCTCAGAAGCTGCGGCCGCGGCCGCCGGTGGTCACCGTCATGGGGCACGTAGACCACGGCAAGACCACCCTCCTGGACTACATCCGCAAGACCAACGTGGCTGCCCAAGAGGTGGGCCAGATCACCCAGCACATCGGCGCCTACCAGGTGGAGGTGGAGGGCCATAAGATCACCTTCATCGATACCCCAGGCCATGAGGCCTTCACTGCCCTGCGGGCCCGCGGCGCCCAGGTGACGGACATCGCCGTGCTGGTGGTGGCCGCCGACGATGGCGTCATGCCTCAGACGGTGGAGGCCATAAACCACGCCAAGGCCGCGGGCGTCCCCATCATCGTGGCTATCAACAAGATGGACCTGCCGGGGGCCGACCCCGAGCGGGTGAAGCGGCAGCTGGCCGAGCATGGCCTCATCATCGAGGAGTGGGGCGGGGATGTCATCGCCCTCCCCATCTCGGCCAAAACGGGCCAGGGGGTGCAAGACCTGCTGGAGCACATCATCCTGGTAGCCGAGATCGCCGAGCTCAAGGCCAACCCCGACCGTCCGGCGGTGGGCACCATCATTGAGGCGGAGCTGGACCCTCGCCGCGGCCCCATGGCCACTGTCATCGTCCAAAAGGGCACCCTGCGGGTGGGGGACGTGGTGGTGGCCGGCGAGACCTGGGGTAAGGTCAAGGCCATGTTCGACGAGTGGGGGCGCCAGGTGCGAGAGGCTGGCCCCTCCACCCCTGTCAAGATCATGGGCCTGGAGGAGGTGCCCCACGCTGGCGACATCCTGCGGGCGGTAAAGGACGAGGCCTCCGCCCGTCAGCTGGTGGAGAGGAGGCGCCAGGAGAAGCAGGCCGCCCGTGCCGCCCACGCCCTTACCTTGGAGGAACTGGCGGGTCAGATCGCCGCCGGTCAGGTCAAGGAGCTCAACGTCATCGTACGGGCCGACGTCCAGGGCTCCGTGGACGCCATTCGTAACGCCCTGGAGCGTCTGGAGACGGACAGGGCCCGCATCAACATCCTCCACGCCGCCACCGGCAACGTCACCGAGTCGGACGTCCTCCTGGCCGAGGCTTCCAAGGCCATCATCATCGCCTTCCAGGTGCGGGCCGAGCCTGGGGCCCGCCGGGAGGCGGAGGAGAAGGGCATCCAGATACGCTACTACCGCATCATCTACGAGATGGTGGACGACATGCAGAAGGCCTTGGCGGGGCTGCTGGAGCCGGAGATGGTGGAGGTGGTGGAGGGGAGGGCGGAGGTGCGGGCCGTCTTCCGCGTCCGCCAGGGGCGGGTGGCCGGCTGCTATGTGCGGGAGGGGGTCATCGTCCGTGGCGCCCCCTGCCGCGTCATCCGCGGTGGGGAGGTCATCCACACCTCCCGCATCGCCAGCCTCCGCCGCTTCCAGGAGGACGTGCGGGAGGTGGCTGCCGGCTACGAGTGCGGGGTGGGAGTAGAGGGGTTCCAGGACTTCCAGGAAGGGGACACCATCGAGACCTTCCGCCGCCAGCCCAAGGGCTAA
- a CDS encoding YlxR family protein — protein MARGKHVPMRTCVGCRGVTAKRELVRIVRTLEGKVEVDPTGKKSGRGAYICPRYHCWEEALKKDRLARALRTTIGPQERQALLAYAQAFKEKVAS, from the coding sequence ATGGCCAGAGGGAAGCATGTGCCCATGCGCACCTGCGTGGGGTGCCGAGGCGTCACTGCTAAGCGGGAGCTGGTGCGCATCGTTCGCACGTTGGAGGGGAAGGTGGAGGTGGACCCCACTGGTAAGAAGTCGGGGCGGGGTGCGTACATCTGCCCCCGCTACCACTGCTGGGAGGAGGCCCTCAAGAAGGACCGCCTGGCTCGTGCCTTGCGCACCACCATCGGCCCCCAGGAGCGCCAGGCCCTCCTGGCCTATGCCCAAGCCTTTAAGGAGAAGGTGGCGTCATGA